One Hordeum vulgare subsp. vulgare chromosome 4H, MorexV3_pseudomolecules_assembly, whole genome shotgun sequence DNA window includes the following coding sequences:
- the LOC123450037 gene encoding probable glycosyltransferase 6: MASETAPFCVTGAAGKGGASPAHARPHGHVVLTTRIHDALVFAAGAVAAVLLLLCFSSLLAPTPVPNLVAGPSLPFPTSFPQHQAEDDDSDSEGLYARLAARPRTFYDDDAGLSYAVDRRVTGWDAKRAEWLRQHYPRGLRARRGPGERVVMLSGSQSYPCAGDGGDHMLLRFLKNKLDYARLHGMELLYNTALLQPQMVAYWAKIPVVRAAMLAHPEAEWVWWLDADAVITDMDFALPLATRYKDHNLVVHGWDREVYGARSWVGLNAGVFLIRNCQWSLDFMDAWASMGPASPDYARWGKTLMATLSDKPDAESDDQSALAYLLLKNRKKWGARTYLEHDYYFQGYWAEIVDKLDGVAARYRAAERRFGPALRRKHAEGEHALYAAARSAALRKKDGGVPGPDGGGQRASWRRPFVTHFTGCNPCGGKPNEIYSNETCADGMRRALNLADDQVLRAYGFRHAGPLKDDVRPL, encoded by the coding sequence ATGGCTTCGGAGACCGCGCCGTTCTGCGTCACGGGGGCCGCGGGCAAGGGCGGCGCGTCCCCGGCGCACGCCAGGCCGCACGGCCACGTCGTGCTCACCACCCGCATCCACGACGCGCTCGTCTTCGCCGCGGGCGCCGTCGCGGCCGTGCTCCTGCTCCTCTGCTTCTCCTCGCTGCTCGCGCCCACGCCCGTGCCCAACCTCGTCGCCGGCCCCTCCCTCCCCTTCCCCACCTCCTTCCCGCAGCACCAGGCGGAGGACGACGACTCCGACTCGGAAGGCCTGTACGCCAGGCTCGCCGCGCGCCCGCGCACCTTCTACGACGACGACGCCGGCCTCTCCTACGCCGTGGACCGCCGGGTGACCGGCTGGGACGCCAAGCGCGCCGAGTGGCTCCGCCAGCACTACCCGCGCGGCCTCCGCGCGCGCCGCGGCCCCGGGGAGCGCGTCGTCATGCTCTCCGGCTCGCAGTCCTACCCCTGcgccggcgacggcggcgaccacATGCTGCTCCGCTTCCTCAAGAACAAGCTCGACTACGCCCGCCTCCACGGGATGGAGCTGCTCTACAACACGGCGCTGCTGCAGCCCCAGATGGTGGCCTACTGGGCCAAGATCCCCGTTGTGCGCGCCGCCATGCTCGCCCACCCGGAGGCCGAGTGGGTCTGGTGGCTCGACGCCGACGCCGTCATCACCGACATGGACTTCGCGCTCCCGCTCGCCACCAGGTACAAGGACCACAACCTCGTCGTCCACGGCTGGGACAGGGAGGTCTACGGCGCCAGGTCCTGGGTCGGCCTCAACGCCGGCGTCTTCCTCATCCGCAACTGCCAGTGGTCGCTCGACTTCATGGACGCATGGGCCAGCATGGGCCCGGCCTCGCCGGACTACGCGCGATGGGGCAAGACACTCATGGCCACGCTCAGCGACAAGCCCGACGCCGAGTCCGACGACCAGTCGGCGCTGGCATACCTGCTGCTCAAGAACCGCAAGAAGTGGGGCGCCAGAACGTACCTGGAGCACGACTACTACTTCCAGGGATACTGGGCGGAGATCGTGGACAAGCTCGACGGCGTCGCGGCGAGGTACAGGGCGGCGGAGCGGCGGTTCGGGCCGGCGCTCCGGCGAAAGCACGCGGAGggggagcacgcgctgtacgcggCGGCGAGGAGCGCGGCACTGAGGAAGAAGGACGGCGGCGTCCCGGGGCCCGATGGGGGCGGGCAGAGGGCGTCCTGGCGCCGGCCGTTCGTGACGCACTTCACCGGATGCAACCCCTGCGGCGGCAAGCCCAACGAGATCTACTCCAACGAGACCTGCGCCGACGGGATGCGGCGCGCGCTCAACCTCGCCGACGACCAGGTGCTCCGCGCCTACGGCTTCCGCCACGCCGGACCGCTCAAGGACGACGTGCGCCCGCTCTAG